A single Acidaminococcus sp. DNA region contains:
- a CDS encoding phage antirepressor, with translation MTDMKNFIYNGMNVRTAVVNGESWFVAADICRILDIGNPSDALSRLDDDEKNTLVLTEGIPGNPEKRVVNEAGLYTLILRSRKPEARAFKRWVTHEVLPAIRKTGIYATEAILDNPDLAIAALTKLKEERNRARELAQINAAQQQQLAELRPKATYFDLVLQCRELVSTSTIAKDYGWSANRMNQWLHEHGIQYKQGNIWLLYQAYAPMGYTSTKTFNIPDGNGVLHNRVHTYWTQKGRLFIYRLMTEEGNYPLIEKECGIYGHA, from the coding sequence ATGACTGATATGAAAAATTTTATTTATAACGGAATGAACGTGCGTACGGCTGTTGTAAACGGGGAATCCTGGTTCGTAGCTGCGGACATATGCCGCATCCTGGATATCGGCAATCCGAGCGATGCACTCTCGAGACTGGATGACGATGAGAAGAATACCCTCGTTTTAACCGAGGGTATTCCGGGGAATCCCGAAAAACGTGTGGTCAATGAAGCAGGTCTCTACACGCTGATTCTCAGAAGCCGGAAACCGGAAGCCAGGGCATTTAAGCGTTGGGTGACGCATGAAGTCCTTCCAGCCATCCGAAAAACAGGCATTTATGCTACAGAAGCCATCCTGGATAATCCGGATCTTGCGATTGCAGCTCTTACAAAGCTTAAAGAGGAACGGAATAGGGCAAGGGAACTGGCACAGATAAATGCCGCTCAACAGCAGCAGCTTGCGGAGCTCCGGCCAAAGGCTACGTACTTCGATCTGGTCCTGCAGTGTAGGGAGCTGGTGAGCACATCGACCATTGCCAAGGACTATGGATGGTCTGCAAACCGCATGAACCAGTGGCTCCATGAACACGGGATCCAGTACAAACAGGGCAATATTTGGCTGCTTTACCAGGCTTATGCTCCCATGGGATACACCTCGACAAAGACCTTCAATATCCCGGACGGAAACGGCGTCCTGCATAATCGTGTCCATACCTATTGGACACAGAAAGGTCGGCTGTTCATCTATCGGCTGATGACTGAGGAAGGAAACTATCCCCTGATCGAAAAGGAGTGTGGCATTTATGGACATGCATAA